A part of bacterium genomic DNA contains:
- a CDS encoding TonB-dependent receptor, whose product MVFGLLHGLRPYFAGLLAVVACVLTLGPLALGGTTGKISGVVTDDATGQPIAGAVVRVAGTPLSAVTDAEGRYTILNVPVGRHTLVASMLGEEGSPAETELLLFQAIEVQDLKVSVDLDTQSDITLSSKPVEMGTVVVIAERPVVIRDRTASLRIVESEQIQSLPTRGYRDIVALQPGVVVRTGNLLNVRGGRTSEVAYFVDGFSQQDPLTGVSTTQINNNDLEEVSVVTGGFNAEYGWIASGAVNVTTKGGTDRLSGTFEAVTDNFHGANYDYNVYNGSLAGPLSGISDDIKFIVSAERRYRGDRTPSTVGGDVPDDHEAGWTFRGKTNWRLSSTSELRLGGLTSIDRWDVFLNAWRFNPEHAPRLEDKNLSFYATFERVLSPKTFYTLSGNYFMTERERGDGVYFDNIWAYGRPGVSSSYDETDLFYSWDDINGATPTEDTVINGRTYTVRGDEAAVWNNYLHRRSSYVGAKFDVTSQVTQYHELKSGVEFERHTLRRYQHLWPTRVWMEDNGGFVDVDRYGYDETGQAEENGGLQGAKHPITMAAYLQDKFELKGLVINAGLRLDYFDVNTKRLRSEENPLDPDGYGDNPAATPEQKQLAQELDDNDLEDSRPETALSPRLGLAFPVTDGSVFHAAYGRFMQRPDLQNLYVSYDFLEYKIKNGGYFFPFGNPNLRPERTIAYEVGWTRQLGPSTSFDVTAYYKDVKDLTQVVNQPATPFSFSTYRNADYGTIKGVELRFDMHRKRNVGLQASYALSSATGTGSDANSQSNIAWMAGEAPLTPSPLDHDQRHKFVGILDLQFGADEGPAMGDWHPFANSGLNVTFQASSGFPYTPTAVWNEVTLASTRGPLEGAVNSRYSDWRMQTDLKATKSFWVAGTRMEFSLWIINLFNTENIIGVFQSTGRANSTGWLETAEGQAFRDAYDEAHDSSGLTGEQKYRLRENDPNNYDVPRQVRAGLKVSF is encoded by the coding sequence ATGGTTTTCGGCCTTCTACATGGCTTGCGACCTTACTTCGCCGGTTTGCTGGCGGTGGTCGCCTGTGTCCTGACCCTTGGACCGCTCGCGCTCGGCGGCACGACCGGCAAGATCTCCGGCGTGGTGACCGACGACGCAACCGGTCAACCGATCGCCGGCGCCGTGGTGCGCGTGGCGGGCACACCGCTCTCGGCGGTGACCGACGCGGAGGGACGATACACGATCCTGAATGTGCCGGTGGGCAGGCACACCCTCGTGGCCTCGATGTTGGGCGAGGAAGGGAGCCCGGCCGAGACGGAGCTTTTGCTCTTCCAGGCAATCGAAGTGCAGGATTTGAAAGTGTCGGTGGATCTGGACACCCAGAGCGACATCACGCTTTCGTCGAAGCCGGTGGAGATGGGCACGGTCGTGGTGATCGCGGAGCGTCCGGTGGTCATTCGCGACCGCACCGCGTCGCTGCGCATCGTCGAGTCGGAGCAGATCCAATCGCTGCCGACCCGCGGCTATCGCGACATCGTGGCGCTGCAGCCGGGTGTGGTGGTGCGCACGGGCAATCTGCTCAACGTCCGCGGCGGCCGCACGTCGGAGGTGGCGTACTTCGTCGACGGGTTCTCGCAACAGGATCCGTTGACCGGCGTCTCCACGACGCAGATCAACAACAACGATCTTGAAGAGGTCTCGGTGGTGACCGGCGGTTTCAACGCCGAATACGGCTGGATTGCCTCGGGAGCGGTCAATGTGACGACCAAGGGCGGGACCGATCGACTCAGCGGGACTTTCGAAGCGGTGACCGACAACTTCCACGGCGCCAATTACGACTATAATGTATACAACGGCAGTCTCGCCGGGCCGCTGTCGGGCATCAGCGACGACATCAAGTTCATCGTGTCCGCGGAGCGGCGCTACCGCGGCGATCGCACCCCGTCGACGGTCGGTGGCGATGTCCCCGACGATCACGAAGCGGGCTGGACGTTCCGCGGAAAGACCAACTGGCGGCTGTCATCGACCAGCGAGCTGCGCCTGGGTGGATTGACCTCGATCGACCGTTGGGATGTCTTCCTCAATGCCTGGCGGTTCAACCCTGAGCATGCCCCGCGTCTGGAAGACAAGAATCTGTCCTTTTACGCCACATTCGAGCGCGTCCTCTCGCCCAAGACCTTCTACACGCTCTCGGGCAACTACTTCATGACCGAGCGCGAGCGCGGTGATGGCGTCTACTTCGACAACATCTGGGCCTACGGCCGTCCCGGTGTGTCCTCGTCGTACGACGAGACCGATCTGTTTTATTCCTGGGATGACATCAACGGCGCGACTCCGACCGAGGACACGGTCATCAATGGCCGGACCTACACCGTCCGTGGCGATGAGGCGGCGGTCTGGAACAACTATCTACATCGTCGCTCGTCGTACGTCGGCGCCAAATTCGACGTCACGAGTCAGGTGACGCAATATCACGAACTGAAGTCTGGCGTGGAATTCGAGCGCCACACGCTGCGTCGCTACCAGCACCTGTGGCCGACGCGTGTGTGGATGGAGGACAACGGCGGCTTCGTCGATGTCGACCGTTACGGCTACGACGAAACCGGGCAGGCTGAGGAAAACGGCGGACTGCAGGGCGCCAAGCATCCGATCACGATGGCGGCCTATCTGCAGGACAAGTTCGAGTTGAAAGGCTTGGTGATCAATGCCGGGTTGCGCCTTGACTACTTCGACGTCAACACCAAGCGCCTGCGCAGCGAAGAGAACCCGCTGGACCCGGACGGCTACGGCGACAATCCCGCCGCGACCCCCGAGCAGAAGCAGCTTGCGCAGGAACTCGACGACAACGATTTGGAGGACAGCCGCCCCGAGACCGCGCTCTCGCCGCGGCTGGGCCTGGCGTTCCCGGTGACCGACGGGTCGGTGTTCCATGCCGCCTATGGCCGCTTCATGCAACGCCCCGATTTACAGAATCTGTACGTGTCCTACGACTTCCTCGAGTACAAGATCAAAAACGGCGGCTACTTTTTCCCGTTCGGCAACCCGAACCTGCGCCCCGAGCGCACCATCGCCTACGAAGTTGGCTGGACCCGCCAGTTGGGGCCCAGCACGTCGTTTGACGTGACCGCCTATTACAAGGATGTGAAGGACCTCACGCAAGTGGTCAACCAGCCGGCGACGCCGTTTTCGTTCTCGACCTACCGCAACGCCGACTACGGCACCATCAAGGGCGTGGAGCTGCGGTTTGACATGCACCGCAAGCGCAATGTCGGGCTGCAGGCTTCCTATGCGCTCTCGTCGGCAACCGGGACCGGTTCGGACGCCAACTCGCAGAGCAACATTGCCTGGATGGCGGGCGAAGCGCCACTGACACCCAGCCCGCTGGATCACGACCAACGCCACAAATTCGTCGGCATCTTAGATCTGCAGTTCGGGGCGGATGAGGGGCCGGCGATGGGCGACTGGCATCCCTTTGCCAACTCCGGATTAAATGTGACCTTCCAGGCCAGCTCGGGGTTCCCGTACACGCCGACCGCAGTCTGGAATGAAGTCACGCTGGCCAGCACTCGCGGCCCGCTGGAGGGGGCGGTCAACTCCCGTTATTCGGATTGGCGGATGCAGACCGATCTGAAGGCGACCAAGTCGTTCTGGGTGGCCGGCACGCGGATGGAATTCTCGCTGTGGATCATCAACCTGTTCAACACCGAAAACATCATCGGCGTGTTCCAATCCACCGGCCGGGCCAATTCGACCGGCTGGCTGGAGACCGCCGAGGGGCAGGCCTTCCGCGACGCCTACGATGAAGCGCACGACAGTTCCGGCCTGACCGGGGAGCAGAAATACCGGCTCCGTGAGAACGACCCCAATAACTACGATGTCCCGCGCCAAGTCCGCGCCGGACTGAAGGTGTCATTCTGA
- the rsmA gene encoding 16S rRNA (adenine(1518)-N(6)/adenine(1519)-N(6))-dimethyltransferase RsmA translates to MAKYESKNPRRPRAGSGKPKLRAHKSLSQNFLIDPAIAERIAVALPIQRHDLIYEIGPGKGFITERLVDLVDGRERVWVVEKDSRMVGMLKKKYPSGGKVRVIFADVLDLPPDAEPPTRCWLIGNLPFGIGHAILAWAIARGERFPGAVLTLQREVVRRLLAKPGDSDRSAASVWFQSHARGQALFDIPPRAFHPPPRVTSTVMWVEFVPTTPGLREIPGVEYIVQKAFAQKRKTLANNLRQIPEISQAKWDLLKSECAELLSMRAEQLSADDFARLARLLDLGAMPRP, encoded by the coding sequence ATCCGCGTCGTCCGCGCGCCGGGTCGGGCAAGCCGAAATTGCGCGCGCACAAGTCGCTTTCGCAGAATTTCCTTATCGACCCGGCGATCGCCGAGCGCATCGCGGTGGCGCTGCCGATCCAGCGCCACGATCTCATTTACGAAATCGGGCCGGGCAAGGGCTTCATCACGGAGCGGCTGGTCGATCTGGTCGACGGCCGCGAGCGGGTCTGGGTGGTGGAGAAAGACAGCCGCATGGTGGGGATGTTGAAGAAGAAATACCCGTCGGGCGGCAAGGTGCGCGTGATCTTTGCCGATGTGCTCGATCTGCCGCCGGATGCCGAACCGCCGACACGCTGTTGGCTGATCGGCAATCTGCCCTTTGGCATCGGCCACGCGATTCTGGCCTGGGCGATCGCGCGCGGCGAGCGGTTCCCCGGCGCGGTGCTGACGCTCCAACGGGAAGTGGTCCGCCGCCTGTTGGCCAAACCGGGGGATTCGGACCGTTCGGCGGCATCGGTCTGGTTTCAGTCGCACGCCCGCGGGCAGGCGCTCTTCGACATTCCGCCTCGGGCTTTTCATCCGCCGCCGCGGGTGACGTCGACCGTCATGTGGGTGGAGTTTGTGCCGACCACGCCGGGCCTGCGCGAGATCCCGGGCGTCGAGTACATCGTGCAAAAAGCGTTCGCGCAAAAACGCAAGACGCTGGCCAACAACCTGCGGCAGATTCCGGAGATTTCACAGGCGAAGTGGGACCTGCTGAAGTCGGAGTGCGCAGAGTTGCTTTCGATGCGCGCGGAGCAGTTAAGCGCGGATGACTTCGCCCGCCTGGCCAGACTCCTCGATCTGGGCGCAATGCCCAGGCCCTGA